In a genomic window of Vigna angularis cultivar LongXiaoDou No.4 chromosome 6, ASM1680809v1, whole genome shotgun sequence:
- the LOC108343336 gene encoding protein LHCP TRANSLOCATION DEFECT — MASISCITHHPATSKLKTFSPSPHAYASNLASRFLGTKKSVGWLSLTSSIGPSNGSRATCWFRFGKNGVDAEGAGIYGSQSRDDFDRDDVEQYFNYMGMLAVDGTYDKMEALLSLNIHPVDILLLLAASEGDKPKIEELLRAGAKYDVKDREGRTALDRANEEIKEFILNFSVQRA, encoded by the exons ATGGCTTCTATCTCATGCATCACCCACCACCCCGCCACTTCCAAGCTAAAAACTTTCTCCCCTTCACCTCACGCTTATGCCTCAAACTTGGCTTCCAGGTTTCTGGGCACAAAAAAAAGTGTTGGGTGGCTCAGCCTCACCTCTAGTATTGGCCCCTCCAACGGCTCCAGAGCCACGTGCTGGTTCAGGTTCGGGAAGAACGGTGTTGATGCCGAAGGTGCTGGCATTTATGGCAGCCAGAGCCGTGATGACTTCGATAGAGATGATGTGGAGCAG TACTTCAACTACATGGGGATGCTAGCAGTAGATGGAACCTATGATAAAATGGAAGCCCTTCTAAGCCTAAACATCCACCCTGTGGACATCCTTCTCCTATTAGCTGCATCAGAAGGTGACAAGCCAAAAATTGAAGAACTCCTGAGAGCTGGAGCAAAATATGATGTAAAAGATAGAGAGGGTAGGACCGCATTGGACCGA